The following are encoded together in the Bombus vancouverensis nearcticus chromosome 18, iyBomVanc1_principal, whole genome shotgun sequence genome:
- the Ctns gene encoding lysosomal cystine transporter cystinosin isoform X1, with amino-acid sequence MFHRGRRASEKPQKMAFVWYIGIITILVADKAWADFKVSNQDLIVHVDSQESFELYLTKSLSEDVSVTIEVQHPDLVSVNTSSIYITKNDTKKKWDILINGRSAGHSIISLNVTPNNVTDYSQAFVRVTIEKSDTLYHISTVVGWIYFLAWSVSFYPQIYSNYKRKSVVGLNFDYLSLNLVGFILYALFNCGLYWIPEVELEYFRRYPKGLNPVQVNDIFFALHATFATVITIIQCFIYEAGNQRVSTTARIIHGIFVVFILISMILAIVTTIKWLDFLYYCSYVKLSITLIKYVPQAFYNYKRKSTVGWSIGNIFLDFTGGMLSMLQMILNAYNYDDWESIFGDPTKFGLGFFSVAFDIFFIIQHYVLYRDHKEYVRIPGNNYENSEENPLICDSNSKNDADIATDPMTT; translated from the exons ATGTTTCATCGAGGTCGTCGCGCTTCCGAG AAGCCACAAAAGATGGCCTTTGTGTGGTATATAGGGATTATCACAATTCTAG TTGCAGATAAGGCATGGGCAGATTTTAAGGTATCAAATCAAGATTTAATAGTTCACGTAGATAGTCAAGAATCATTTGAGTTGTACCTGAC GAAAAGCTTATCTGAAGATGTATCAGTGACGATAGAAGTGCAACATCCAGATTTAGTTTCTGTTAACACATCCAGTATCTATATTACTAAAAACGATACAAAGAAGAAATGGGATATTCTTATAAATGGTCGCAGTGCAGGACACTCGATTATTAGTCTTAATGTCACGCCTAACAATGTTACAGA TTACTCCCAAGCATTTGTTAGAGTGACTATTGAAAAATCAGATACACTTTACCACATAAGTACCGTAGTAGGATGGATATACTTTCTAGCATGGAGTGTAAGCTTCTATCCACAGATATACAGTAATTACAAACGCAAAAGTGTCGTAGGATTAAATTTCGATTATTTGTCATTGAATTTGGTTGGCTTTATTCTGTATGCACTTTTCAACTGTGGCTTGTATTGGATACCAGAAGTTGAG CTGGAGTATTTTAGAAGATATCCAAAAGGTTTAAACCCTGTACAAGTGAATGATATTTTCTTCGCTTTGCACGCAACATTTGCGACTGTGATAACTATTATTCAGTGCTTTATATATGag GCAGGAAATCAAAGAGTATCTACCACAGCACGTATTATTCACGGAATATTTGTAgtctttattttaatttctatgaTATTAGCTATAGTGACAACGATAAAATGGCTTGACTTTCTGTATTATTGTAGTTATGTTAAATTGAGTATAACATTAATTAAATACGTTCCACAAGCATTTTATAACTACAAAAGAAAATCCACCGTTGGTTGGAGTATTGGCAATATATTTTTAGACTTTACGGGTGGTATGTTGTCAATGCTACAGATGATACTTAATGCATACAATTATG ATGATTGGGAAAGTATTTTCGGAGATCCCACGAAATTTGGTTTGGGATTTTTCTCAGTtgcatttgatatatttttcattatacAACACTATGTACTATACAG GGATCATAAAGAATATGTTAGAATACCTGGTAACAATTACGAAAATTCGGAAGAAAATCCACTAATCTGTGATTCAAATAGCAAAAACGACGCTGACATTGCTACCGATCCCATGACGACATGA
- the Ctns gene encoding lysosomal cystine transporter cystinosin isoform X2 — MFHRGRRASEKPQKMAFVWYIGIITILVADKAWADFKVSNQDLIVHVDSQESFELYLTKSLSEDVSVTIEVQHPDLVSVNTSSIYITKNDTKKKWDILINGRSAGHSIISLNVTPNNVTDYSQAFVRVTIEKSDTLYHISTVVGWIYFLAWSVSFYPQIYSNYKRKSVVGLNFDYLSLNLVGFILYALFNCGLYWIPEVELEYFRRYPKGLNPVQVNDIFFALHATFATVITIIQCFIYEAGNQRVSTTARIIHGIFVVFILISMILAIVTTIKWLDFLYYCSYVKLSITLIKYVPQAFYNYKRKSTVGWSIGNIFLDFTGGMLSMLQMILNAYNYDDWESIFGDPTKFGLGFFSVAFDIFFIIQHYVLYRVGSQNARSNEILHKQENSYDEDSEALLKDMCCCGFRSQK; from the exons ATGTTTCATCGAGGTCGTCGCGCTTCCGAG AAGCCACAAAAGATGGCCTTTGTGTGGTATATAGGGATTATCACAATTCTAG TTGCAGATAAGGCATGGGCAGATTTTAAGGTATCAAATCAAGATTTAATAGTTCACGTAGATAGTCAAGAATCATTTGAGTTGTACCTGAC GAAAAGCTTATCTGAAGATGTATCAGTGACGATAGAAGTGCAACATCCAGATTTAGTTTCTGTTAACACATCCAGTATCTATATTACTAAAAACGATACAAAGAAGAAATGGGATATTCTTATAAATGGTCGCAGTGCAGGACACTCGATTATTAGTCTTAATGTCACGCCTAACAATGTTACAGA TTACTCCCAAGCATTTGTTAGAGTGACTATTGAAAAATCAGATACACTTTACCACATAAGTACCGTAGTAGGATGGATATACTTTCTAGCATGGAGTGTAAGCTTCTATCCACAGATATACAGTAATTACAAACGCAAAAGTGTCGTAGGATTAAATTTCGATTATTTGTCATTGAATTTGGTTGGCTTTATTCTGTATGCACTTTTCAACTGTGGCTTGTATTGGATACCAGAAGTTGAG CTGGAGTATTTTAGAAGATATCCAAAAGGTTTAAACCCTGTACAAGTGAATGATATTTTCTTCGCTTTGCACGCAACATTTGCGACTGTGATAACTATTATTCAGTGCTTTATATATGag GCAGGAAATCAAAGAGTATCTACCACAGCACGTATTATTCACGGAATATTTGTAgtctttattttaatttctatgaTATTAGCTATAGTGACAACGATAAAATGGCTTGACTTTCTGTATTATTGTAGTTATGTTAAATTGAGTATAACATTAATTAAATACGTTCCACAAGCATTTTATAACTACAAAAGAAAATCCACCGTTGGTTGGAGTATTGGCAATATATTTTTAGACTTTACGGGTGGTATGTTGTCAATGCTACAGATGATACTTAATGCATACAATTATG ATGATTGGGAAAGTATTTTCGGAGATCCCACGAAATTTGGTTTGGGATTTTTCTCAGTtgcatttgatatatttttcattatacAACACTATGTACTATACAG AGTAGGTAGCCAGAATGCAAGAAGTAACGAAATACTGCATAAACAAGAGAATTCATATGACGAAGACTCGGAGGCACTTCTGAAAGATATGTGTTGTTGTGGTTTCCGAAGTCAGAAGTAG
- the Ctns gene encoding lysosomal cystine transporter cystinosin isoform X5 has protein sequence MFHRGRRASEKPQKMAFVWYIGIITILVADKAWADFKVSNQDLIVHVDSQESFELYLTKSLSEDVSVTIEVQHPDLVSVNTSSIYITKNDTKKKWDILINGRSAGHSIISLNVTPNNVTDYSQAFVRVTIEKSDTLYHISTVVGWIYFLAWSVSFYPQIYSNYKRKSVVGLNFDYLSLNLVGFILYALFNCGLYWIPEVELEYFRRYPKGLNPVQVNDIFFALHATFATVITIIQCFIYEAGNQRVSTTARIIHGIFVVFILISMILAIVTTIKWLDFLYYCSYVKLSITLIKYVPQAFYNYKRKSTVGWSIGNIFLDFTGGMLSMLQMILNAYNYDDWESIFGDPTKFGLGFFSVAFDIFFIIQHYVLYRFIREQMIDLKNRI, from the exons ATGTTTCATCGAGGTCGTCGCGCTTCCGAG AAGCCACAAAAGATGGCCTTTGTGTGGTATATAGGGATTATCACAATTCTAG TTGCAGATAAGGCATGGGCAGATTTTAAGGTATCAAATCAAGATTTAATAGTTCACGTAGATAGTCAAGAATCATTTGAGTTGTACCTGAC GAAAAGCTTATCTGAAGATGTATCAGTGACGATAGAAGTGCAACATCCAGATTTAGTTTCTGTTAACACATCCAGTATCTATATTACTAAAAACGATACAAAGAAGAAATGGGATATTCTTATAAATGGTCGCAGTGCAGGACACTCGATTATTAGTCTTAATGTCACGCCTAACAATGTTACAGA TTACTCCCAAGCATTTGTTAGAGTGACTATTGAAAAATCAGATACACTTTACCACATAAGTACCGTAGTAGGATGGATATACTTTCTAGCATGGAGTGTAAGCTTCTATCCACAGATATACAGTAATTACAAACGCAAAAGTGTCGTAGGATTAAATTTCGATTATTTGTCATTGAATTTGGTTGGCTTTATTCTGTATGCACTTTTCAACTGTGGCTTGTATTGGATACCAGAAGTTGAG CTGGAGTATTTTAGAAGATATCCAAAAGGTTTAAACCCTGTACAAGTGAATGATATTTTCTTCGCTTTGCACGCAACATTTGCGACTGTGATAACTATTATTCAGTGCTTTATATATGag GCAGGAAATCAAAGAGTATCTACCACAGCACGTATTATTCACGGAATATTTGTAgtctttattttaatttctatgaTATTAGCTATAGTGACAACGATAAAATGGCTTGACTTTCTGTATTATTGTAGTTATGTTAAATTGAGTATAACATTAATTAAATACGTTCCACAAGCATTTTATAACTACAAAAGAAAATCCACCGTTGGTTGGAGTATTGGCAATATATTTTTAGACTTTACGGGTGGTATGTTGTCAATGCTACAGATGATACTTAATGCATACAATTATG ATGATTGGGAAAGTATTTTCGGAGATCCCACGAAATTTGGTTTGGGATTTTTCTCAGTtgcatttgatatatttttcattatacAACACTATGTACTATACAG aTTTATCCGTGAACAGATGATTGACCTCAAAAACAGAATATAA
- the Ctns gene encoding lysosomal cystine transporter cystinosin isoform X3 — protein sequence MHPTKCPKPQKMAFVWYIGIITILVADKAWADFKVSNQDLIVHVDSQESFELYLTKSLSEDVSVTIEVQHPDLVSVNTSSIYITKNDTKKKWDILINGRSAGHSIISLNVTPNNVTDYSQAFVRVTIEKSDTLYHISTVVGWIYFLAWSVSFYPQIYSNYKRKSVVGLNFDYLSLNLVGFILYALFNCGLYWIPEVELEYFRRYPKGLNPVQVNDIFFALHATFATVITIIQCFIYEAGNQRVSTTARIIHGIFVVFILISMILAIVTTIKWLDFLYYCSYVKLSITLIKYVPQAFYNYKRKSTVGWSIGNIFLDFTGGMLSMLQMILNAYNYDDWESIFGDPTKFGLGFFSVAFDIFFIIQHYVLYRDHKEYVRIPGNNYENSEENPLICDSNSKNDADIATDPMTT from the exons ATGCATCCGACAAAGTGCCCG AAGCCACAAAAGATGGCCTTTGTGTGGTATATAGGGATTATCACAATTCTAG TTGCAGATAAGGCATGGGCAGATTTTAAGGTATCAAATCAAGATTTAATAGTTCACGTAGATAGTCAAGAATCATTTGAGTTGTACCTGAC GAAAAGCTTATCTGAAGATGTATCAGTGACGATAGAAGTGCAACATCCAGATTTAGTTTCTGTTAACACATCCAGTATCTATATTACTAAAAACGATACAAAGAAGAAATGGGATATTCTTATAAATGGTCGCAGTGCAGGACACTCGATTATTAGTCTTAATGTCACGCCTAACAATGTTACAGA TTACTCCCAAGCATTTGTTAGAGTGACTATTGAAAAATCAGATACACTTTACCACATAAGTACCGTAGTAGGATGGATATACTTTCTAGCATGGAGTGTAAGCTTCTATCCACAGATATACAGTAATTACAAACGCAAAAGTGTCGTAGGATTAAATTTCGATTATTTGTCATTGAATTTGGTTGGCTTTATTCTGTATGCACTTTTCAACTGTGGCTTGTATTGGATACCAGAAGTTGAG CTGGAGTATTTTAGAAGATATCCAAAAGGTTTAAACCCTGTACAAGTGAATGATATTTTCTTCGCTTTGCACGCAACATTTGCGACTGTGATAACTATTATTCAGTGCTTTATATATGag GCAGGAAATCAAAGAGTATCTACCACAGCACGTATTATTCACGGAATATTTGTAgtctttattttaatttctatgaTATTAGCTATAGTGACAACGATAAAATGGCTTGACTTTCTGTATTATTGTAGTTATGTTAAATTGAGTATAACATTAATTAAATACGTTCCACAAGCATTTTATAACTACAAAAGAAAATCCACCGTTGGTTGGAGTATTGGCAATATATTTTTAGACTTTACGGGTGGTATGTTGTCAATGCTACAGATGATACTTAATGCATACAATTATG ATGATTGGGAAAGTATTTTCGGAGATCCCACGAAATTTGGTTTGGGATTTTTCTCAGTtgcatttgatatatttttcattatacAACACTATGTACTATACAG GGATCATAAAGAATATGTTAGAATACCTGGTAACAATTACGAAAATTCGGAAGAAAATCCACTAATCTGTGATTCAAATAGCAAAAACGACGCTGACATTGCTACCGATCCCATGACGACATGA
- the Ctns gene encoding lysosomal cystine transporter cystinosin isoform X4 produces the protein MAFVWYIGIITILVADKAWADFKVSNQDLIVHVDSQESFELYLTKSLSEDVSVTIEVQHPDLVSVNTSSIYITKNDTKKKWDILINGRSAGHSIISLNVTPNNVTDYSQAFVRVTIEKSDTLYHISTVVGWIYFLAWSVSFYPQIYSNYKRKSVVGLNFDYLSLNLVGFILYALFNCGLYWIPEVELEYFRRYPKGLNPVQVNDIFFALHATFATVITIIQCFIYEAGNQRVSTTARIIHGIFVVFILISMILAIVTTIKWLDFLYYCSYVKLSITLIKYVPQAFYNYKRKSTVGWSIGNIFLDFTGGMLSMLQMILNAYNYDDWESIFGDPTKFGLGFFSVAFDIFFIIQHYVLYRDHKEYVRIPGNNYENSEENPLICDSNSKNDADIATDPMTT, from the exons ATGGCCTTTGTGTGGTATATAGGGATTATCACAATTCTAG TTGCAGATAAGGCATGGGCAGATTTTAAGGTATCAAATCAAGATTTAATAGTTCACGTAGATAGTCAAGAATCATTTGAGTTGTACCTGAC GAAAAGCTTATCTGAAGATGTATCAGTGACGATAGAAGTGCAACATCCAGATTTAGTTTCTGTTAACACATCCAGTATCTATATTACTAAAAACGATACAAAGAAGAAATGGGATATTCTTATAAATGGTCGCAGTGCAGGACACTCGATTATTAGTCTTAATGTCACGCCTAACAATGTTACAGA TTACTCCCAAGCATTTGTTAGAGTGACTATTGAAAAATCAGATACACTTTACCACATAAGTACCGTAGTAGGATGGATATACTTTCTAGCATGGAGTGTAAGCTTCTATCCACAGATATACAGTAATTACAAACGCAAAAGTGTCGTAGGATTAAATTTCGATTATTTGTCATTGAATTTGGTTGGCTTTATTCTGTATGCACTTTTCAACTGTGGCTTGTATTGGATACCAGAAGTTGAG CTGGAGTATTTTAGAAGATATCCAAAAGGTTTAAACCCTGTACAAGTGAATGATATTTTCTTCGCTTTGCACGCAACATTTGCGACTGTGATAACTATTATTCAGTGCTTTATATATGag GCAGGAAATCAAAGAGTATCTACCACAGCACGTATTATTCACGGAATATTTGTAgtctttattttaatttctatgaTATTAGCTATAGTGACAACGATAAAATGGCTTGACTTTCTGTATTATTGTAGTTATGTTAAATTGAGTATAACATTAATTAAATACGTTCCACAAGCATTTTATAACTACAAAAGAAAATCCACCGTTGGTTGGAGTATTGGCAATATATTTTTAGACTTTACGGGTGGTATGTTGTCAATGCTACAGATGATACTTAATGCATACAATTATG ATGATTGGGAAAGTATTTTCGGAGATCCCACGAAATTTGGTTTGGGATTTTTCTCAGTtgcatttgatatatttttcattatacAACACTATGTACTATACAG GGATCATAAAGAATATGTTAGAATACCTGGTAACAATTACGAAAATTCGGAAGAAAATCCACTAATCTGTGATTCAAATAGCAAAAACGACGCTGACATTGCTACCGATCCCATGACGACATGA
- the mRpL55 gene encoding mitochondrial ribosomal protein L55, translating to MNISSLLRPARSALSLHRKLNCWTAAITKKHRKFYLNTFPVHLVLPDGSSINIEYDEPRRIINLPLDIETLTEEQKRIRLERRRTITKTKIVEEYQDDFDETQFY from the coding sequence ATGAATATATCCTCCCTTTTACGACCAGCACGATCTGCATTATCCTTACATAGGAAATTGAATTGTTGGACAGCAGCGATAACAAAGAagcatagaaaattttatttaaatacttttccTGTGCATCTTGTTTTACCAGATGGCAGTAGTATTAATATCGAATACGATGAACCAAGGAGGATAATTAATCTTCCTCTCGACATTGAGACTCTCACCGAAGAACAGAAACGAATTAGATTGGAGAGACGTAGGACCATAACTAAAACAAAAATAGTAGAAGAATACCAAGATGATTTTGATGAAACTCAGttctattaa